In Anopheles gambiae chromosome 2, idAnoGambNW_F1_1, whole genome shotgun sequence, a single window of DNA contains:
- the LOC1271472 gene encoding uncharacterized protein LOC1271472 — protein sequence MAVRNSTLTAGRHRLPALALVTATILPILSLMVPIGHSQSVITDCDTSKCQPLSNISEVSLEPGQRIRRELDPCCEILRLYCDTSACPPLIEFCDAERTIRPKSIAGTCCTLQRCDNFCEVYANGEVTTRSVGEKWFNMVNETTCMNYECLRNDANETFINSIGIQCNTTCPEGFEAQLSEQHCCPQCVQSQCKFNDQFYREGQSWASPDGCLVYRCVKENGFLSISSSRKQCPAVVNCPDQHIVERDCCRVCNYTEAQMAPGLTTASPAEPEEGVDFYEELSYDNHPCKRACTLGRKPETCYYRFRLEWYRTLSKACYNCPYNATDCERPHCITGDGVRRNVAVINRMMPGPAIEVCENDIIVVDVENHLMGESTTIHWHGLHQRRTPYMDGVPHVSQCPISPGTTFRYTFRADNPGTHFWHSHTGMQRGDGAFGALIIRKDNDIQELLYDHDLSEHVITVQDWGHEQGVSLFASHHHSTGDNKPPNLLINGRGKYFQRFAKTTPLTTTTTSTEEPALEPETIMAIEPESTTLMEELPTTTVPITDAITPDDTELLQASSNTNLKTVLRAEEVRHRTKRQSRTVNFNAIVVPESKHIPLKVFHVDKGRRYRFRLINAEFLNCPVELSIENHNLTVIASDGFGIQPLEDLGSFVSYAGERFDFIVKANQPVANYLIRFRGLMDCDERFTSAYQFAVLRYRGAPTDTEYESWPPYDYEAPGVQLNSLNRGPGAENVITIAETSALDQEDLLLLRNETDYKFYVYYDFYGKDNPHFHVPSLYGFQQVVNNTNRLYTPQLNHISMRMPPVPFLPGKDVLDESQFCNETSVRDRNCRQEFCECSHVLQIPLHATVEMVMIDEGFTFDANHPFHLHGHAFRVVGMDRVSRNTTIEDIRRMDEEGRLPRRLKRAPIKDTVTIPDGGYTIIRFIANNPGYWLFHCHIEFHAEIGMSLVLKVGDSSEMLPAPANFPTCYDFKPKLGQLGSGGAGHGHSLTSSLLLVVLLVVSLQRLL from the exons ATGGCTGTTCGAAATAGCACATTAACAGCCGGTCGGCATCGGCTGCCAGCCTTGGCCTTAGTAACTGCCACCATCTTGCCTATCCTGTCGCTGATGGTTCCAATCGGTCACTCGCAAAGCGTCATCACGG ATTGCGACACGAGCAAATGCCAACCATTGTCAAACATTTCGGAGGTGTCTCTCGAACCGGGACAGCGGATCCGTCGCGAACTAGATCCGTGCTGTGAGATCCTTCGATTGTACTGCGACACTAGCGCCTGTCCACCGCTGATCGAGTTTTGCGATGCTGAGCGTACCATTCGCCCTAAGAGTATTGCTGGCACGTGCTGTACACTGCAGCGTTGTG ATAACTTTTGTGAAGTGTACGCCAACGGAGAGGTGACTACGCGGTCGGTAGGCGAGAAGTGGTTTAACATGGTAAATGAAACCACGTGCATGAACTATGAGTGTTTGCGGAACGATGCAAACGAAACGTTCATCAACTCTATCGGGATACAGTGTAACACCACCTGTCCTGAG GGTTTTGAAGCACAGCTCTCTGAACAACACTGCTGTCCTCAGTGCGTCCAGTCGCAGTGCAAGTTTAACGATCAGTTCTACCGCGAGGGACAGTCGTGGGCAAGTCCTGACGGGTGTCTAGTCTACCGTTGCGTCAAGGAGAATGGTTTCCTATCGATCAGCTCGAGCCGCAAGCAGTGTCCAGCGGTGGTAAATTGCCCCGACCAGCACATCGTTGAGCGTGATTGCTGCCGGGTGTGCAATTACACCGAGGCGCAGATGGCACCGGGTTTGACGACCGCTTCCCCGGCCGAGCCGGAAGAAGGAGTCGATTTTTACGAAGAGCTAAGCTACGACAACCATCCCTGCAAGCGGGCATGCACGCTGGGCCGCAAGCCGGAAACTTGCTACTACCGTTTCCGGCTCGAATGGTATCGTACGCTGAGTAAGGCGTGCTACAACTGCCCGTACAATGCGACCGACTGCGAACGACCGCACTGCATCACCGGGGACGGTGTGCGCAGGAACGTAGCCGTCATTAACCGCATGATGCCGGGTCCGGCGATCGAGGTGTGCGAGAACGACATCATCGTGGTGGACGTGGAAAACCATCTGATGGGCGAAAGCACCACTATCCACTGGCACGGTTTGCATCAACGGCGCACTCCGTACATGGACGGTGTGCCGCACGTGTCGCAGTGTCCGATCAGTCCGGGAACGACCTTCCGGTACACGTTCCGGGCGGATAATCCGGGGACGCACTTCTGGCACTCGCACACGGGCATGCAACGCGGTGACGGTGCGTTCGGCGCACTGATCATTCGCAAGGACAATGACATACAGGAGCTGCTGTACGATCACGATCTGTCCGAGCACGTGATTACGGTGCAGGATTGGGGCCACGAGCAGGGCGTCTCGCTCTTTGCCTCGCACCATCACTCGACAGGTGATAATAAACCGCCGAATTTGCTGATTAACGGACGCGGCAAATACTTCCAGCGGTTTGCAAAGACAACTCCACTTACTACGACGACCACCAGTACGGAGGAGCCGGCGCTGGAGCCGGAAACGATTATGGCAATCGAACCGGAGAGTACCACGCTGATGGAGGAGCTCCCAACGACTACGGTTCCAATTACGGACGCTATCACGCCGGACGATACAGAGTTGCTGCAGGCAAGTAGCAACACTAACCTGAAAACAGTGCTTCGCGCGGAGGAGGTGCGCCACCGTACCAAGCGCCAGTCGCGTACCGTCAACTTTAATGCCATCGTCGTACCGGAATCGAAACACATCCCGCTGAAAGTGTTCCACGTGGACAAGGGCCGACGGTACCGGTTCCGGCTGATCAATGCCGAGTTTCTCAACTGCCCGGTGGAGCTGTCGATCGAGAACCACAACCTCACGGTGATCGCATCGGACGGGTTCGGCATTCAGCCGCTGGAGGATTTGGGCTCGTTCGTGAGCTACGCCGGCGAGCGGTTCGACTTTATCGTGAAGGCGAACCAACCGGTCGCCAACTATCTGATACGGTTCCGCGGTCTGATGGACTGTGACGAGCGGTTCACTTCGGCGTACCAGTTTGCCGTGTTGCGGTACCGGGGCGCACCGACCGACACCGAGTACGAATCGTGGCCACCGTACGATTATGAAGCACCAGGCGTCCAGCTAAACTCGCTGAACCGTGGCCCCGGAGCGGAAAACGTCATCACCATCGCCGAAACCAGTGCGCTCGATCAGGaagatttgctgctgctgcgcaacGAGACGGACTACAAGTTCTACGTGTACTACGACTTCTACGGCAAGGACAATCCTCACTTTCACGTACCGTCGCTGTACGGCTTCCAGCAGGTGGTGAACAACACGAACCGGCTGTACACGCCACAGCTGAACCACATCTCGATGCGCATGCCACCGGTACCGTTCCTGCCCGGCAAGGACGTGCTGGACGAGAGCCAGTTCTGTAATGAAACGAGCGTGCGCGATCGTAACTGTCGGCAGGAGTTCTGCGAGTGCAGCCACGTGCTGCAGATACCGCTGCATGCCACGGTTGAGATGGTGATGATCGACGAGGGCTTCACGTTCGATGCGAACCATCCGTTCCATCTGCACGGGCACGCGTTCCGGGTCGTCGGGATGGATCGGGTAAGCCGCAACACCACCATCGAGGACATACGCCGTATGGACGAGGAGGGTCGGCTGCCCCGAAGGCTCAAGCGGGCGCCGATCAAGGATACGGTCACCATTCCGGACGGGGGCTACACAATCATTCGCTTCATCGCCAACAATCCGG GCTACTGGTTGTTCCACTGCCACATCGAGTTCCACGCCGAGATTGGCATGTCGCTGGTGCTGAAGGTTGGCGACAGCTCGGAAATGTTACCTGCGCCGGCCAACTTTCCCACGTGTTACGATTTCAAACCGAAACTCGGCCAGCTGGGCAGCGGAGGTGCGGGACATGGCCACAGTTTGACTTCTTCACTGCTGCTAGTAGTGTTATTGGTGGTGTCGTTGCAACGACTTCTTTAG